A window from Aquabacterium sp. NJ1 encodes these proteins:
- a CDS encoding diguanylate cyclase has protein sequence MALSSSTMAPPHQSWHGLDAMQADAFRSLLQGVALICGLTHLAFCALFFWADVSALAYVSVASVLSYGFVFQLARRDRVAQAWTVTVLSVLAHAVLAVTVIGWDTGFHYYILLMIPAAVISSIRPLALKAGTVLGLMLTYLSLDIVLRHRAPANVLPDFVVEGLHYFNVIGIMVMLISFAGYYFYLLEKTAAALREMSQTDALTQLKNRRAITEAIRREESRMRRGDHPLSFVLCDLDHFRAVNESAGHEAGNAVLKAVSRTLESCMRDVDFVARWGGEEFMAVLPDTNQEGARLVAERIRRKVEGQLIEANGGAPIKITVTLGVATIEPGEDAEQAIVRADEALYQGKAGGRNQVVSAAA, from the coding sequence ATGGCCCTGTCCTCCTCCACCATGGCCCCCCCCCACCAGAGCTGGCATGGTTTGGATGCCATGCAGGCTGACGCGTTTCGTTCCCTGCTGCAGGGTGTGGCCCTCATCTGCGGCCTGACGCATCTTGCGTTTTGCGCGCTGTTCTTCTGGGCCGATGTGTCGGCGCTGGCTTATGTGAGCGTTGCCAGCGTGTTGAGCTATGGCTTTGTATTCCAGCTGGCGCGCCGTGACCGGGTTGCACAGGCCTGGACGGTGACTGTGCTGAGCGTGCTGGCACATGCCGTGCTCGCCGTGACCGTGATCGGTTGGGACACCGGCTTTCACTACTACATCCTGCTGATGATCCCTGCCGCGGTGATCAGCTCCATCCGCCCCCTGGCGCTCAAGGCCGGTACGGTGCTGGGCCTGATGCTGACCTACCTGAGCCTGGACATTGTCTTGCGCCACCGTGCGCCAGCCAATGTGCTGCCGGACTTCGTTGTGGAAGGCCTGCACTACTTCAACGTGATCGGCATCATGGTGATGTTGATTTCGTTTGCCGGCTACTACTTCTACCTGCTGGAGAAGACCGCCGCAGCGCTGCGCGAGATGTCGCAGACCGATGCGCTGACCCAGTTGAAGAACCGCCGCGCCATCACGGAGGCCATCCGCCGTGAGGAGAGCCGCATGCGCCGCGGGGATCACCCTCTGTCCTTCGTGCTGTGCGACCTGGACCACTTCAGGGCCGTCAATGAATCCGCCGGGCATGAGGCCGGCAATGCTGTGCTCAAGGCCGTGAGCCGGACGCTGGAAAGCTGCATGCGCGACGTCGACTTCGTCGCCCGCTGGGGTGGCGAAGAGTTTATGGCCGTGCTGCCAGACACCAATCAGGAAGGCGCCCGGCTGGTGGCCGAGCGCATTCGCCGCAAAGTCGAAGGCCAGTTGATCGAGGCCAATGGGGGGGCGCCCATCAAGATCACGGTGACCCTGGGGGTGGCCACGATCGAGCCCGGCGAGGATGCCGAGCAAGCCATTGTGCGCGCCGATGAGGCGCTGTATCAGGGCAAGGCGGGCGGGCGCAACCAGGTGGTCAGCGCCGCCGCCTGA